In Sphingomonas profundi, the sequence CCCACCACCGCGCCGATGATCGATCGGTTCACATACACGTTGCCGGCGGGCACGAGATCGCGCACGTCCGCGGCGAAGGCCTCGATCCGGCTGTGCACGCCGAGGGTGAGGCCGTAGCCGCGCGCGGCGAGCGCGCCCGCCGTTTCCGCCAGCTTCGCCGGATCGTAGCGGTAGACGTGCAGGATGGGGCCGAACACCTCCCGTTCCAGGAAGTCGGGCGTCGGCACCTCGGCGATCACCGGGCCGAAATAGGCGCCGGCCTCACGACGGTCGCCGATCGGCTTGCGGAACAGGATCTTCGCATCGCGCTCCAGCCGGGCCACGTGGCGATCGAGATCGTCGCGCGCCGCTTCGTCGATCACCGGGCCGATGTCGGTTCCCGGCAGCGCCGGATCGCCGATCACCAGCGCATCCAGCGCGCCGCCCAGGGTGGCGATCAGCTCGTCGGCCGAATCCCTCGGCAGATAGAGAATGCGCAGCGCCGAGCAGCGCTGCCCGGCCGAGCCGATGGCCGAGAGGATCACGTCGTCGACCACCTGCTCCTTCAGCGCGGTGGTATCGACGAACATGCCGTTCAGCCCGCCGGTTTCCGCGATGAACGGCACGATCGGGCCGGGCCGTGCGGCGAGCGCGCGGTTGATGCCGGCGGCGGTATCGGTGCCGCCGGTGAAGGCGACGCCGTCCACCCCCGGATGGCCGGTGAGGACGGGGCCGATCGCGGCGCCGTCGCCCGGCAGCAGCGCCAGCAGATCGGGATCGAGCCCGGCCTTGTGGAACAGCCGCACCGCTTCCGCCGCGATCAGCACGGTCTGCTCGGCGGGCTTGGCCAGCACGGCATTGCCCGCCGCCAGCGCGGCCGCGATCTGGCCGGTGAAGATCGCCAGCGGGAAGTTCCACGGGCTGATGCATACGAAAAGGCCGCGCCCGCGCAACTCCAGCTGGTTCGTCTCGCCCACCGGGCCGGCGAGCGTCACCGGGCCGGCGAACTGCTTTTCCGCGAGGTGGGCGTAGTAGCGGCAGAAATCCACCGCCTCGCGCACTTCCGCCACGCCGTCGTTCAGGGTCTTGCCCGCCTCCAGCGAGAGCAGGGCGACGAGCCGGTCCATGTCCGCCTCCAGCGCGTCGCCCATCGCCCGCAGGGTGAGAGCGCGGGCGGGGCCGCCCACCCGGTCCCACGCGCGCTGCGCCTTGCGTGCCGCCGCCACCGCGACATCGACGTTGGCCGCCGTCGCGTCAGACGTTTCGCCCAGCACGAGCCGGCGATCGGCCGGGCTCGTCACCGGCCGGGCCGCGCCGTCGCCCTGGCGCAGGGTGCCGCCGACGATCGGGCCGGCGACGATCCGCTCCCGCGCCGTCAGCGATCGCGCGCGCTCCGCGGCGATCTGCGTCGCCACGATCGAATAGTCGCGGCCTAGCGGATTGCGCCGCGCCGGGCCGTAGAGATCGGCCGGCACCGGGATCTTCGGGTGGCGATGCGGCTGCGCCTGCACGATGCCGATCGGATCCTGCACCACCTGATCGGCCGGCACCCGCTCGTCCAGCAGGGCGTGGACGAAGCTGGTGTTGGCGCCGTTCTCCAGCAGGCGGCGGACGAGGTAGGGCAGCAGCTCCTCATGCCCGCCGACCGGCGCGTAGGCGCGCAGCCGCGCCTTGCCGTAGCGCGTATCGCCGGCGCGGTAGAGCGCCTCGCCCATGCCGTGCAGCCGCTGATGCTCGATCGTGACGCCCCGGTCGGCGGCCATGTGGCGCACCGCCGCCAGCGTATGGGCGTTGTGCGTGGCGAATTGCGGATAGAGGGCGGGCGCCGCATCGATCAGCGCCTTCGCGCAGACCAGATAGGAGAGATCGGTCGCGGCCTTGGTGGTGAACACCGGATAATCGGGCCGGCCGGCTATCTGGGCGCGCTTGATCTCGCTGTCCCAATAGGCGCCCTTCACCAGCCGCACCATGATCCGGCGGCCGCTCTCCCGCGCCAGCCGGGCGATCCCCTCGATCACCGCCGTGCCGCGCTTCTGATAGGCCTGCACGACGATGCCGAGGCCGGACCACGCCTTCAGCTCCGGATCGCGCGCCAGCCGCTCGAACAGCTTCAGCGAGATCACGAGGCGGTCCGCCTCCTCCGCGTCGATCGCGAAGTTCAGGTCGTGCCGCGCGGCGATCAGCGCCAGCCGCTTCACCCGCGGAAAGAGTTCGCTCCACACGCGCGCCTCCTGCACCGCCTCGTAGCGCGGGGAGAGGGCGGAGAGCTTGACCGAGATGCCGTGGCCGGTCTCCGGCCCGGCGCCGCGCGCGGCCTTGCCGACGGCCTCGATCGCATCGGCGTAGATGCGCTCGTACCGCTCGGCATCGTGCGCGGTGCGGGCGCCCTCGCCCAGCATGTCGAACGAGCACAGGGTGTCCTCCTTGCGCGCACGGGCGATCGCGTCCTCGATCGTGCGGCCGAGGACGAACTGCTCGCCCATGATCTTCACGGCGGCGCCCACCGCGCGGCGGATCACCGGCTCGCCGACGCGGCTGGCGAGCCGTTTGAGCCAGCCGCCGGTGTCGCGCCGGGCCTCATCGTCCACGTCGATCAGCCGGCCGGTCAGCATCAGGCCGATCGTGGAGGCGTTGACGAACAGGCTGTCCGACGCGCCGAGATGGCTGGACCAGTCGGCCGAGCCGATCTTCTCGGCGATCAGGCGGTCGCGCGTGTCGGCGTCCGGCGTGCGGAGCAGCGCCTCGGCGAGGCACATCAGCGCGAGCCCCTCCTTCGTGCCGAGCGAGAATTCCTGGAGGAAGCTCTCCACCACGCCCTGGCGCTGGGCGGAGTTGCGCGCGGCCGCCACCAGCGCCGTCGCCTCGGTCACGATCGCGGCGCGATCGGCCGGCGACAGCGGCTGACGCGCGAGCAGATCGGCGACCGCCTCGCCCTCGTCGCGATACTTGATGTCGTCCAGCGCGTTCCAGGTGGAGAGGGTGGGGGTCATCGGCGTCTCCTGCGAACCAGTCCGCTCGTGCCGGGGAATCACGGACCGGGACGAGACGCCATCCCGAAGGA encodes:
- the putA gene encoding bifunctional proline dehydrogenase/L-glutamate gamma-semialdehyde dehydrogenase PutA translates to MTPTLSTWNALDDIKYRDEGEAVADLLARQPLSPADRAAIVTEATALVAAARNSAQRQGVVESFLQEFSLGTKEGLALMCLAEALLRTPDADTRDRLIAEKIGSADWSSHLGASDSLFVNASTIGLMLTGRLIDVDDEARRDTGGWLKRLASRVGEPVIRRAVGAAVKIMGEQFVLGRTIEDAIARARKEDTLCSFDMLGEGARTAHDAERYERIYADAIEAVGKAARGAGPETGHGISVKLSALSPRYEAVQEARVWSELFPRVKRLALIAARHDLNFAIDAEEADRLVISLKLFERLARDPELKAWSGLGIVVQAYQKRGTAVIEGIARLARESGRRIMVRLVKGAYWDSEIKRAQIAGRPDYPVFTTKAATDLSYLVCAKALIDAAPALYPQFATHNAHTLAAVRHMAADRGVTIEHQRLHGMGEALYRAGDTRYGKARLRAYAPVGGHEELLPYLVRRLLENGANTSFVHALLDERVPADQVVQDPIGIVQAQPHRHPKIPVPADLYGPARRNPLGRDYSIVATQIAAERARSLTARERIVAGPIVGGTLRQGDGAARPVTSPADRRLVLGETSDATAANVDVAVAAARKAQRAWDRVGGPARALTLRAMGDALEADMDRLVALLSLEAGKTLNDGVAEVREAVDFCRYYAHLAEKQFAGPVTLAGPVGETNQLELRGRGLFVCISPWNFPLAIFTGQIAAALAAGNAVLAKPAEQTVLIAAEAVRLFHKAGLDPDLLALLPGDGAAIGPVLTGHPGVDGVAFTGGTDTAAGINRALAARPGPIVPFIAETGGLNGMFVDTTALKEQVVDDVILSAIGSAGQRCSALRILYLPRDSADELIATLGGALDALVIGDPALPGTDIGPVIDEAARDDLDRHVARLERDAKILFRKPIGDRREAGAYFGPVIAEVPTPDFLEREVFGPILHVYRYDPAKLAETAGALAARGYGLTLGVHSRIEAFAADVRDLVPAGNVYVNRSIIGAVVGVQPFGGEGLSGTGPKAGGPHALLRYAVERAVSVNITAQGGDPALLNL